A segment of the Streptomyces sp. L2 genome:
TAGCCGCGGGCTTCCGCCCAGTCGGCGAGGGCCTGCGCGTAGCGCATCTGGGCGGCTTCGTCGTCGACGGTCATGACGGCGTGCTCGGCGGCGTCGACGGCCTCGGCCGCCTGCCGGATGCGGGGCTGGGCGACCGACACGAGGAGGTCGCGCACCGTCGTCTCGTCGCGTACGGAGCCCACGAACTGGCGCATCACGCCGAGGCCGCCGCTGACGGTGACCGTGCCGCCGTGCGGTTTCAGCTCGCCGGAGATCAGCCGGAGCAGGGTGGTCTTGCCGGCGCCGTTGGGGCCGACGAGGGCGACGACTGCGCCTTCGCCGACCCGGAAGGACACGTCGCCCAGGAGGGCCCTCCCGTCGGGGAGGTAGTACTCCAGGTGCGCGGCTTCGAGGTGTCCCATGAGGAGCGATTGTGCGGGGCGCGCGGAGCGCGGGGCAAACCGATATCCGCGGGGCGCCTCCGGCGGGGTCGCCGTGGTGGCGCCGGCGGCGGGCCCGGGCGCGCGGCCGGCGCACTCCGCCGCTCGGACCTCCCGCGGCCTGGGCGAGTTTCGCTCACCGGCGCTGTGCGGGTGCCGCTGCGCCCACCCGTGCCGCCCCTAGCGGCACGCATGCCCGCAGCTGGGTGCGGCTGGGAGGGGCGCTCGGCCGGGGGCGGCCGGGCGGGCAGCTCGGGCGGGGGCCGGCTGGGTTGGACGCTCAGTTCGGTGGGGTCACGGGCTCTCCTGTTGGGCCGGTTTTGCCGGAGGGCAGGATTGTGGCGCCTGCCCAGGTCAGGGCCTTGAAGCCGGTGGTCGGGGTGCCGTCGAGGGTGACGACGCCGGTGTTCTCCAGGGGGCGGGCGGCGGCGTAGGAGACGTCGATGTTGGCGGCGCGGGCGGCGGTCCACACGCGGATCGCGGCGCCGTGGCTGACCATGACCACCGTGCCCGCGCCGCTGCCGGCGGCCTCGGCGACGACCTGGTCGAAGCGGGCCAGCGCCTCCTCGCCCCTCTCCCCGCCGGGCATGCGCAGTGCGGTGTCCCCGGCCGCCCACGCGAACACGGTGCGCATGTACAGCTCGCCCTGCGCGGAGTGGCCGGGCGCCATCTCCAGGTCGCCGGCCGACAGCTCGCGGAGGCCGTCGCGGACGAGGACCTCCAGGCCGCGCGCCTGGGCCAGCGGGGCGGCGGTCAGCCGGGTGCGGGTCAGCGTGGAGGCGTAGACGGCGTCGACGTCCTCGCCGGCGAGGACGGCGGCCAGCGCGGCGGCCTGCCGTGTGCCCAGCGGGGTGAGGCCGGGCCCCGGTACGGCCGTGTCCAGCAGGAACTCCACGTTGGACGGGGTCTGACCGTGGCGGACGAGGAGCAGGCGCATCCGGGGTTCCTCCCTCGCCGGCGGGCGCGCGGCCCGGGGGCGCGGCGCGCGGGGCCCACACCTTCGGCGCACGAAGAGCACAACAAACGGCCGCTTCAGGGTAACCGCACCCCATGACCCCAGACGTCGACCTGACCGTCCCGGCGACCGGCCGGCACGCCCTGCGCGAGCGGCTGCTCGCCCTGGACTCCCGGCTGTTCGAGGTGGCCGCGCGCCGGCACTGGCCGGCCGCCGAACGGGTGCTGCCCCGGCTGAGCCGCAGCGCGAACCACGGAGTGCTCTGGTTCGCGACGGCGGCCGCGCTGGCCGCGACCCGTACCCCGCGCGCCCGCCGGGCGGCCGTCCGGGGCGTGGCCTCGCTGACCCTGGCCTCGCTCACCATCAACACCCTCGGCAAGCGCTCGGTGCGCCGGGCGCGTCCGGCGCTGGACGCGGTGCCGCTGGTGCGGCAGCTGAAACGGCAGCCGATCACCACGTCGTTCCCGTCCGGCCACGCCGCCTCCGCCGCCGCGTTCGCGACCGGTGTGGCCCTGGAGTCCCCGGCGTGGGGCGCGGCCGTCGCGCCGCTGGCGCTGTCGGTGGCGGCCTCCCGGGTGTACACGGGCGTGCACTTCCCGAGCGACGTGCTGGCGGGTGCGGCCCTGGGCGCGGGCGCCGCGTTCGCGGTACGGCGGCTGGTGCCGACCCGTGCCGGTGCCCGGCCGCCCGCCCGGCCGCGCGCCCACGCCCCGGCGCTGCGGGACGGCGAAGGTCTCATAGTGGTGGCGAACCAGGCGTCGGGCACGGCGGAGCGGGTGCGGGCGCTGCGCGTGGCGCTGCCGGCCGCCGAGATCGGCGAGTGCGCGCCGGACCACATCGGGGAGGAACTGCGCAAGGCGGCGGCCCGCGCCCGGGTGCTCGGGGTGTGCGGCGGCGACGGCACGGTGAACGCGGCGGCGGCACTCGCCCTGCGCCACGACCTGCCGCTCGCGGTGCTGCCGGGCGGCACCCTCAACCACTTCGCCTACGACCTGGGGGTGGAGGACGAGCGGGACTTCGCGTGGGCCGTCCGGCACGGCGAGGCGGTGCGGGTGGACGTCGGCCGGTTCACCGCCGGCGACACGCGGGGCGTGTTCCTGAACACGCTGAGCCTGGGCGTCTATCCGGAGCTGGTGCGCGAGCGGGAGCGCTGGTCGGGCCGGATCGGCGGCTGGCCGGCCGGGCTGCTCGGCGCCTTCCGGGTGCTGCGCGCGGACCGGCATCCGATGCGCGTGGAGGCCGGCGGTGAACAGCGGCCGCTGTGGCTGCTGTTCGTCGGCAACGGCGTCTACCACCGGATGGGTCTCACCCCTGGCCGTCGTACGGATCTGGCCGACGGCCTGCTGGACGTGCGCGTGGTGCACGGCAGCCGCCGCCCGGCGCTGCGGCTGCTCGCCGCCGCGGCGGCCGGCCCGCTCACCCGCTCCCCCGCCCACGCGGCCGTCCAGGTGACCCGGCTCCGGCTGACCGGCGTCGAGCCCGGCACCCCGCTGGCGTACGACGGCGAGGTGGAGCCGGTGTCGGGCGAGGTGACGGTGGAGAAGCTGCCGGAGGCGCTGACGGTCTACCGCCCCCTGCACTGACGGCGGTCGACGCGGGCGACACTGGAATTGACTATCCATCAGTCCACATATCAATACGTGGTTCTCATCATGCGGTCGGCGCGCGTACCGTTCCGAGCATCGGGAGCCGGGCCGGAAGGCCCGGTGGCCGGTCCTACGAGAAGGGGGCACAGCCATGCCGGAAGCGCGGGAGACGGCCGTCTACACGCACGGGCACCACGAGTCGGTCCTGCGGTCGCACACCTGGCGTACGGCCGCCAACTCCGCGGCGTACCTGCTCGGTTCGGTCAAGCCCCACATGCGGATCCTGGACATCGGCTGCGGCCCCGGCACCATCACCGCCGACCTGGCGGAACTGGTCCCGGACGGCCACGTCACCGGCCTCGACCACGCGCCGGGCATCCTGGATCGGGCCCGGGCCACCGCCGAGGAGCGGGGCCTGACGAACGTCGACTTCACGGCCGGCGACGTGCACGCCCTGGTCTACCCCGACGACACGTTCTGCGTGGTCCACGCCCACCAGGTGCTCCAGCACGTGGGCGACCCGGTGCGGGCGCTGCGCGAGATGCGCCGGGTGACGAGACCCGGCGGGTTCGTCGCCGTGCGTGACGCGGACTACTCGGCGATGACCTGGTATCCGGCGGTGGCCGGCCTGGACGACTGGCTGGACCTGTATCTGCGGGTCGCCCGGGCCAACGGGGGCGAGCCGGACGCGGGGCGCCGGCTGCGGTCCTGGGCCCTGGCCGCCGGGTTCACGGACGTCACGGCCACCTCCGGCACCTGGACGTTCGCCACGGCCGAGGAGCGCGCGTGGTGGAGCGGGCTGTGGGCGGACCGCACCCTCGCCTCGGCCTATGCCGAACGGGCCACCGGGGGCGAGCACGCGACGGCCGAGCGGCTGCGCGAGATCTCGGCCGCCTGGCGGGAGTGGGGACGGCGCGAGGACGGCTGGTTCGCGGTCCTGCACGGGGAGATCCTGTGCCGTAAATGAGAACCGGAAACGCCCGAAATGAGTGCCGGGGACGCGCCTGAGCCGCGTGTTCCGGGAAACCCGGGCGGCAGGAGGTTCACGTCATGGTTCCCATCCTGCTCGTCCTGCTTCTGATACTGATCCTCTTCGGTCTCGGATTCGTGGTGAAGATCCTCTGGTGGATCGCCCTGGTGGTGCTCGCCTTCTGGGTGGTCGGATTCCTGCTGCGCAGCGCGAACAGTGCCGCCGGCCGCGGCCGGAGCCGCTGGTACCGGTGGTGAGCCGGGGTCACGCGCGGGTCCAGGCTCGCGGTCAGGCCCGGGGCTGCACTCGCGGTCAGGCGCGGGGCAGCAGGGGTCCGAGCGGCCCGAGGTCCAGGTTCAGGTCCTCGGGCCGCAGGCCGTAACGGTCGCGCAGCTCGGCCATCCGCTCCTCCAGCAGCATCAGGGTGAGCCCGATCCGTTCCTCCTGCTCCTCGGTCAGCTCCCCCGTGTCGAAGCGGCGCATCGCCTGCCGTTCCATGAGCTGGCGCAGCAGTTCCACCACGGTGAGGACGAGTTTCACCAGGTCCCGCTCGACGGTGTCGGGTTCCAGGTCGAGCCGTTTGCGGGCGCTCATGCGGACTCCTCGGCGGGGGGACGGGCCGGCGCGGGCAGCTCGAAGGGTGAGGGCACCTGCTCGTTCACCGAGCTGATCAGCGCGTTGAGGTCGATCCGGACGAGGTCGACGTCCGCGATCCGCAGGGTGATGTCGCCGGTGATGACGACCCCGCCGGCCAGCAGCCGGTCGAGCAGGTCGACGAGGGCGATCTCGCGGCGTTCGACGACGGTCACGGCTCCTCCCCCGTGAACGAGTAGGCCGCCCAGGGACCGGTGAGTTCCACCCGTATTCCGGGGGTCTCGTCCTTCGTACGGTCCACCAGTTCCACGAATTCCTCGGAATCCTCGCGGGACACGAGATAGGCGGCGTTGAGCACGTTCTGGCCGGCCGCTCCGGACAGCGCGGAGTTCTGCGACGGGTGCAGCCGGGAATCCTCGGCGTGCGCGGAGAGCCGCGCGTGGAGGGCCTGAGCGAACGTCCCGGCCCGCCGCCATGTCTCCTCGTGCGCGTGGCTGCTCTGCCGCCGCCGGCGCAGATAGTCCCGGCCGCTCGCGGGCTGTGCCGCGGCGGACGTGACGGCCTCGGCGGGCTCGGGCTCGACGTACACCTTCACGCCCCACTCGACACGGCCGGTCAGCCGGTCCAGGGCGCGCCGGAAGTCGTCCTCGCGGGCCTCGATCATCGTGCGTACGCCGCTGTCGTCACGGAAGACGGTGGCGAGCCGGAGCGGCAGCGGGGTGGTGACGGTGGTGAGCGCGGCGATCACGCCCTGGTGGGCGCGGGCGGTCGCGGCCAGCCAGTCCAGGTCCTCCAGCCGCTCCCGCAGGGCCTCCTCGGAGAAGTCGCCGTGCGGGACCGTGCTGACGACCGCGACCAGGCCGTGGTGGTTCAGCAGGGCCGGCGGGGCGCCCCCGATGCCCGTCAGCTGGGACTGCAGGGGGGCGCCGAAGGGGTGGCAGACGGCGTAGACGTACCGCAGTCCGGTCATGGTGCCTCCTCGGGCGCGCGGCGGGGTTCACTCCGCGTACGGCGGGGTTCACGGGCGGTGCCGCCCGGTTCGAGCTCCTCCAGGCGCGCCAGTCGCTCGCGCAGCTCGGCGTTCTCCCGGGCCAGCTCGTTCTGGCGGGCCCGGGAGGAGAGGGCCGGGTCGGTCTCCCACCAGTCGATGCCCATCTCCTTGGCCTTGTCGACCGACGCGACGACCAGCCGGAGCTTGACGGTGAGCAGTTCGATGTCGAGCAGGTTGATCCGGATGTCGCCGGCGATCACGACACCCTTGTCGAGCACGCGCTCCAGGATGTCGGCGAGGTTGGCCCCGCCGCCCTGTCCGTACGGCTCGGGAAACCGGCTGGGCATCGTCATCGACGGCTCCCGCCCTCGGTGTACTCGGGTTCTTCTTCGTCCTCGTACTCCTCGTCCGCGTCCTCGTACTCCTCCTCGTCCGCAGGCTCCCCGTCGTCCTCGGGCTCCTCCTCGTCCTCCTCGGCTTCCTCGTCCTCGGCGTCGTAACCCTCTTCGTCCTCGTCCTCGTCCACGGGCTCGTCGGACGCCTCGGGCTCCTCGGGTTCGCCGTTCTCCTCCGGCTCGCCGTTGTCCTCGGTCTCGGCGTTCTCCTCCTCGACGGCGTCCTCGTGGCTGCGGACCACCTCGCCGTCACGGATCTCGCCGCGCCAGCCGTCGTCCGCCTCGCCCTTCAGGGTGATGAAGCGGGCGTAGTGCTTCAGATCCAGCCTGGCCCTTCGGCCCTGGGCGCGCCACAGGTTGCCGGTCTTCTCGAAGAAGCCGCTCGGGTAGTACTCCATGACCAGCAGGACCCTGGTGAGGTCGTCGCCCAGGGCATGGAAGGTCACCACGCCCTTGGTGCTGCCCTTCGCGCCCTCGGAGGTCCACTGGATGCGCTGGTCGGGTATTTGCTCGGTGGTCTGCGCCTTCCAGCTGCGGCTGGACCACAGGACCTTCGCCTGCCAGTCGGAGTGGGTGTCGTCGGCGCGGTTCGCGCTCTTGACGCCCTTGGCGAAGGTGCTGAAGTCCTGGTACTGGGTCCACTGGTCGTAGGCGGTGCGCAGCGGCACCCCGACGTCCACGGACTCCATGATGACGGTGGGCTTGTTGCCCCCGCCCCCCTTGCGCTTGCCGCTGCCGCCGAGGTTCTTCACCGCACCCATGACGTTGTCCTTGACCCGCGAGGCGCCCAGCTCCAGTGCGGAGCGCAGTGGCCCCTTGCCCTCGGCGAGCTTGCGGCCGCCGTCCAGGGCCAGCTTGCCGAAGCCGGGGCTGTTCCCCTCGGCGATGTCGTTGAGCTTGACCGTGGTCTCGCCCAGTTTGCGGCCGACGCCGGTCAGCAGCCGCTCGGCCTGGGCGGTCAGGTAGTCCTGGGCCTCCTGCTTCAGGCGGTCGGCGGCCTCGCTGTGGGCGAGTGATGTCAGCGGGTTCTCCTGTGCGGCGCCGGAGGCCCGGCCGGCCGCGGATCCGAGGGTGTCGGTCATCGGTCGTCGCCGCCCTTCGGCAGCCGGTTACGGGCGCCCCGGGAGGCGCTGCCGGCCACGGCCGTCTTCTTGCCGGCGGTCCTGCGGGCCGTGCCGGTCTTCTTGGCCGCCGTCTTCTTGGCCGGGGCCTTCTTCGCGGCGGCCTTCCGTGCCCCGCCCTTCTCGGCGGCCGGCGCCTTCTTGGCGGGCGCCTTCTTCGCGGGCCTCTTCTCGCCGGTGCCGGACTTCCCGCGGGACGAGCGGCCCCGGGCCTCCCGGTCTTCGTCCCGGTCCCGGTCGTCGTCCCGATCCTGGTCGTCGTCCCGATCCTGGTCGTCCTCGTCCCGGACCTCGTCGTCCCGGACCTCGTCCTCCTCCCCATCGGAGCCAGAACCGGAGCCGGTGCCGGGCAGGGCCCCGGTGAGCTGTTCGCGGACCTCGCTGGTCCTGCCGTGCAGCCGGTCGGCGAGCGCGCTCATCTGGCGCTCGACCATGGCCCCGGAAGCGGCCTTGCCCGCGCCCCTGAGGTCCTCGCGCAGCTGGTCGCCGATCTCCTTGAACTGCGGGTTCTCCCGCAGCTGGCGGCCCGCCAGCTCCGCGACCGCCCGCGGGCTCAGGTTCAGCTTCTTGCCGGCCACCAGCGAGCCGACGGCCAGCGCCAGTTTCGCCTTCTTCGTACGTCCGAGGACGTATCCGGCCCCTATGGCGAGGCCGAGTCCCACTCGATTCATCGTGCCGTCCCGTTGCCTGTGGTGTCGCCGGAGCGCAGGGCGGTCTCCAGCCGGTCGAGCAGTTCGTCCTCTCGCCGGTCGAACTCCTCCTCGGTGATCTCGCCCGCCTCCAGCTGCTCTTCGAGGCGCGCGAGTTCGGCCCGCACGGTGGCGGGGTCGTAATAGATCCGTTCCGCTTCACGCAGCACCTGGCGGATCGCCCAGGCGCTGCCGCGCACCGGTGCGAACGGCAGCAGCAGCACCTCACCGATCAGTCCCACGGCCTACTCCTTCCGTCCGCACCCGTCGCGTGGTCGCGCCCGCCCGGTCAGGGGGCGCCGGTGTCCGCTCCGATCGTGGTGCCCGCGGGCTCGGCGGGGCCGGGCTCGACGAAGCTGTACGGCGGCAGCGGTCCGTTGACGCGCACGTCCAGGTGGGCATGGCTCTCGCGCACCTGCTGGACGGCGGCCACGAACTGCTCGGCGGTCTCCCGGGGGACCAGGAAGGACACGTTGAGCAGCCAGCCGGTGGACTCG
Coding sequences within it:
- a CDS encoding gas vesicle protein, which translates into the protein MTVVERREIALVDLLDRLLAGGVVITGDITLRIADVDLVRIDLNALISSVNEQVPSPFELPAPARPPAEESA
- a CDS encoding GvpL/GvpF family gas vesicle protein is translated as MTGLRYVYAVCHPFGAPLQSQLTGIGGAPPALLNHHGLVAVVSTVPHGDFSEEALRERLEDLDWLAATARAHQGVIAALTTVTTPLPLRLATVFRDDSGVRTMIEAREDDFRRALDRLTGRVEWGVKVYVEPEPAEAVTSAAAQPASGRDYLRRRRQSSHAHEETWRRAGTFAQALHARLSAHAEDSRLHPSQNSALSGAAGQNVLNAAYLVSREDSEEFVELVDRTKDETPGIRVELTGPWAAYSFTGEEP
- a CDS encoding gas vesicle protein, whose product is MTMPSRFPEPYGQGGGANLADILERVLDKGVVIAGDIRINLLDIELLTVKLRLVVASVDKAKEMGIDWWETDPALSSRARQNELARENAELRERLARLEELEPGGTAREPRRTRSEPRRAPEEAP
- a CDS encoding DNA primase; the protein is MNRVGLGLAIGAGYVLGRTKKAKLALAVGSLVAGKKLNLSPRAVAELAGRQLRENPQFKEIGDQLREDLRGAGKAASGAMVERQMSALADRLHGRTSEVREQLTGALPGTGSGSGSDGEEDEVRDDEVRDEDDQDRDDDQDRDDDRDRDEDREARGRSSRGKSGTGEKRPAKKAPAKKAPAAEKGGARKAAAKKAPAKKTAAKKTGTARRTAGKKTAVAGSASRGARNRLPKGGDDR
- a CDS encoding histidine phosphatase family protein yields the protein MRLLLVRHGQTPSNVEFLLDTAVPGPGLTPLGTRQAAALAAVLAGEDVDAVYASTLTRTRLTAAPLAQARGLEVLVRDGLRELSAGDLEMAPGHSAQGELYMRTVFAWAAGDTALRMPGGERGEEALARFDQVVAEAAGSGAGTVVMVSHGAAIRVWTAARAANIDVSYAAARPLENTGVVTLDGTPTTGFKALTWAGATILPSGKTGPTGEPVTPPN
- a CDS encoding class I SAM-dependent methyltransferase, translated to MPEARETAVYTHGHHESVLRSHTWRTAANSAAYLLGSVKPHMRILDIGCGPGTITADLAELVPDGHVTGLDHAPGILDRARATAEERGLTNVDFTAGDVHALVYPDDTFCVVHAHQVLQHVGDPVRALREMRRVTRPGGFVAVRDADYSAMTWYPAVAGLDDWLDLYLRVARANGGEPDAGRRLRSWALAAGFTDVTATSGTWTFATAEERAWWSGLWADRTLASAYAERATGGEHATAERLREISAAWREWGRREDGWFAVLHGEILCRK
- a CDS encoding gas vesicle protein K, yielding MSARKRLDLEPDTVERDLVKLVLTVVELLRQLMERQAMRRFDTGELTEEQEERIGLTLMLLEERMAELRDRYGLRPEDLNLDLGPLGPLLPRA
- a CDS encoding SRPBCC family protein — encoded protein: MTDTLGSAAGRASGAAQENPLTSLAHSEAADRLKQEAQDYLTAQAERLLTGVGRKLGETTVKLNDIAEGNSPGFGKLALDGGRKLAEGKGPLRSALELGASRVKDNVMGAVKNLGGSGKRKGGGGNKPTVIMESVDVGVPLRTAYDQWTQYQDFSTFAKGVKSANRADDTHSDWQAKVLWSSRSWKAQTTEQIPDQRIQWTSEGAKGSTKGVVTFHALGDDLTRVLLVMEYYPSGFFEKTGNLWRAQGRRARLDLKHYARFITLKGEADDGWRGEIRDGEVVRSHEDAVEEENAETEDNGEPEENGEPEEPEASDEPVDEDEDEEGYDAEDEEAEEDEEEPEDDGEPADEEEYEDADEEYEDEEEPEYTEGGSRR
- a CDS encoding gas vesicle protein GvpG produces the protein MGLIGEVLLLPFAPVRGSAWAIRQVLREAERIYYDPATVRAELARLEEQLEAGEITEEEFDRREDELLDRLETALRSGDTTGNGTAR
- a CDS encoding bifunctional phosphatase PAP2/diacylglycerol kinase family protein; this translates as MTPDVDLTVPATGRHALRERLLALDSRLFEVAARRHWPAAERVLPRLSRSANHGVLWFATAAALAATRTPRARRAAVRGVASLTLASLTINTLGKRSVRRARPALDAVPLVRQLKRQPITTSFPSGHAASAAAFATGVALESPAWGAAVAPLALSVAASRVYTGVHFPSDVLAGAALGAGAAFAVRRLVPTRAGARPPARPRAHAPALRDGEGLIVVANQASGTAERVRALRVALPAAEIGECAPDHIGEELRKAAARARVLGVCGGDGTVNAAAALALRHDLPLAVLPGGTLNHFAYDLGVEDERDFAWAVRHGEAVRVDVGRFTAGDTRGVFLNTLSLGVYPELVRERERWSGRIGGWPAGLLGAFRVLRADRHPMRVEAGGEQRPLWLLFVGNGVYHRMGLTPGRRTDLADGLLDVRVVHGSRRPALRLLAAAAAGPLTRSPAHAAVQVTRLRLTGVEPGTPLAYDGEVEPVSGEVTVEKLPEALTVYRPLH
- a CDS encoding hydrophobic protein, which translates into the protein MVPILLVLLLILILFGLGFVVKILWWIALVVLAFWVVGFLLRSANSAAGRGRSRWYRW